A single region of the Rathayibacter rathayi genome encodes:
- a CDS encoding TasA family protein: protein MTTTAPTRRSPWKKIALTGGVLLAAGALAGAGAFAVFTDSGTAVGNVDAGQTDISVTGAFTVANIAPGDTVQRPISLVLPNATNDGDLVSTVRFYQDVTNDVVGSDTTDPGRVGASLVTGANGLDYRLLTCSTAWVPAAAPAENGPYSCAGTRTVTGSGKLSTIGGVANAANFTPANFGITPTATGTFPSDAGDVSLNTLIELVLPTAADNAYENASATVTFTAAAIQRAGIQQ, encoded by the coding sequence CCACAGCACCCACTCGCCGCAGCCCGTGGAAGAAGATCGCCCTCACGGGTGGCGTCCTCCTCGCCGCAGGAGCCCTCGCGGGCGCCGGCGCCTTCGCCGTGTTCACTGACTCCGGGACCGCTGTCGGCAACGTCGACGCCGGCCAGACCGACATCTCGGTCACCGGAGCGTTCACGGTCGCGAACATCGCGCCCGGCGACACGGTCCAGCGTCCGATCAGCCTCGTGCTGCCGAACGCGACCAACGACGGCGACCTCGTCTCGACGGTCCGCTTCTACCAGGACGTCACCAACGACGTCGTCGGCTCGGACACCACCGACCCGGGCCGCGTCGGCGCGTCCCTGGTCACCGGTGCGAACGGCCTCGACTACCGCCTGCTGACCTGCTCCACCGCGTGGGTCCCCGCCGCCGCTCCCGCGGAGAACGGCCCGTACAGCTGCGCCGGCACTCGGACGGTCACCGGCAGCGGCAAGCTCTCGACCATTGGCGGCGTCGCCAACGCGGCGAACTTCACCCCGGCGAACTTCGGCATCACCCCCACCGCGACCGGGACCTTCCCCTCGGATGCCGGCGATGTCTCGCTGAACACGCTGATCGAGCTCGTCCTGCCGACCGCCGCCGACAATGCGTACGAGAACGCCTCCGCCACGGTCACTTTCACCGCCGCCGCCATCCAGCGCGCCGGCATCCAGCAGTAG